One genomic region from Danio aesculapii chromosome 24, fDanAes4.1, whole genome shotgun sequence encodes:
- the tfr1b gene encoding transferrin receptor 1b — protein sequence MAGTIDQAKMKFSRIVNSRSYSRFNQSQNPDGEGSRVEVKLAVDGEEEEMDGTELGNMQQETYTRSSRSEPLNKYRILVCVGAALIVFLVGLLIGYSVHRKSDNKSEPLETPCSKKTQADQPDPPHYEPIVPSLDWSDIVTLLNDKLSLKSVEEQLSVYSQIGRSAGSSVDNKLGDTIHDAFTKLNMEPWVDEHYVKLQNPDSSNPNKVWFGNEEIGSPKGFLAYSETGRKEGRVVYASYGELADLQTVQANEVSLNGTVVLMRAGRISMAQKVMNVARLGAVAALIYPDPADYEEMSMETELYGHVHLGSGDPYTPGFPSFNHTQFAPAKSSGLPEILAQTIPASMARKILSKMGGSEVPSEFKGGFPSYTFGDESNKVALSINNKLVDTKIHNVFGVIKGYVDPDRYVVIGAQRDSMTSGYAKSAVGTTLLMELARVFNELRKEGFKPKRSIVFASWTAGDFGKVGATEWLEGYWASLDRKAFTYISLDGVVTGKDSLRASASPLLHTLLQKTLQKVNPIPSSSRLQSYSPDFLSILTSMQMDDGAYPFLTFSGIPSVSFSFISSRTTPDYKYFGTEMDTKERLDIVTGQKVVELSVLAAKVAGQMALRLVHDQILRLDVTKYDGVIESHVKNIINHVNSLKNEKVEKIETLSTEWLIAAKSSYNRAATKLNDDIKNSDLEDIEMCRIINNRIMKVEHNFLSPYVSLRDFPFRHIFFGNGWQTATDLENYLQDVRDKKASFDIDQVLNKFALLTWSIQGCANDLAGDIWSLDNEI from the exons ATGGCAGGAACGATTGATCAAGCCAAAATGAAGTTTTCCAGAATA GTAAACAGCCGCTCATACTCACGGTTTAACCAGTCTCAGAACCCTGATGGAGAAGGCAGCCGTGTGGAGGTGAAGCTGGCTGTGGATGGGGAGGAGGAGGAAATGGATGGAACAGAACTTGGAAATATGCAACAAGAGACATACACTAGATCCAGTCGTTCTGAACCATTAAACAAGTACAGGATTCTGGTTTGTGTGGGTGCAGCACTGATCGTCTTTTTAGTTG GTCTCCTCATTGGATACTCCGTCCACCGTAAGTCTGACAATAAATCTGAACCTTTGGAGACTCCCTGCAGTAAAAAAACTCAAGCTGACCAACCAGATCCTCCACATTATGAACCCATTGTACCCTCTCTTGATTGGAGCGACATTGTTACACTTCTGAATGATAAACTGTCATTGAAGTCCGTTGAAGAACAATTGAG TGTGTATTCTCAGATTGGCCGTTCTGCAGGATCATCTGTAGATAACAAGTTAGGTGACACAATCCATGATGCTTTCACCAAACTGAACATGGAACCCTGGGTTGATGAGCACTATGTGAAGCTGCAGAATCCGGACAG CTCCAATCCAAACAAAGTGTGGTTTGGGAACGAGGAGATTGGAAGTCCAAAGGGTTTTCTGGCTTACAGTGAAACAGGACGTAAAGAG GGCAGAGTGGTATACGCCAGCTATGGTGAGCTTGCTGATCTGCAGACCGTCCAGGCCAATGAAGTGAGTCTAAATGGGACTGTGGTACTGATGAGAGCTGGAAGAATCAGCATGGCACAAAAG gttatgAATGTAGCTAGGTTGGGTGCCGTAGCAGCTCTTATCTACCCAGACCCAGCTGACTATGAAGAAATGTCTATGGAGACTGAGCTCTATGGTCAT GTCCACTTGGGGTCAGGTGATCCTTACACCCCAGGATTCCCATCCTTTAATCACACACAGTTTGCTCCTGCCAAGTCCTCCGGTCTTCCAGAAATACTTGCTCAGACAATCCCTGCTAGCATGGCGCGCAAAATATTGAG CAAAATGGGAGGAAGCGAAGTTCCAAGTGAATTTAAGGGTGGCTTCCCAAGCTACACGTTTGGAGATGAGAGTAACAAAGTCGCTTTAAGCATCAATAACAAGCTTGTTGACACCAAGATTCATAATGTGTTTGGAGTCATCAAAGGATACGTGGATCCTG ATCGTTATGTTGTTATTGGAGCACAGCGGGACTCTATGACCTCAGGATATGCCAAGTCTGCAGTTGGCACTACTCTTCTAATGGAGCTTGCGAGGGTTTTCAACGAGCTGAGGAAAG AGGGTTTCAAGCCCAAGAGAAGCATTGTGTTCGCCAGCTGGACGGCTGGGGACTTTGGTAAAGTTGGAGCAACTGAATGGCTTGAG GGATACTGGGCATCACTGGACAGAAAAGCCTTTACCTACATCAGTTTGGATGGTGTTGTTACTG GTAAGGATTCCTTGAGAGCATCTGCCAGTCCCTTGTTGCACACCCTTCTGCAGAAGACCCTGCAAAAGGTCAATCCAATACCAAGTTCCAGCCGCCTTCAGAGTTACAGCCCAGATTTTCTATCCAT TCTGACGAGCATGCAGATGGATGATGGTGCATATCCTTTTCTGACCTTCTCTGGAATCCCATCTGTGTCTTTCAGTTTCATTTCTTCTAGG ACCACTCCTGACTACAAATACTTTGGAACAGAAATGGATACTAAAGAGCGACTGGACATTGTCACTGGTCAGAAAGTGGTTGAGCTGTCTGTGCTTGCCGCTAAGGTTGCTGGCCAGATGGCCCTCCGTCTCGTTCATGACCAAATCCTGAGACTGGACGTTACCAAGTATGACGGTGTGATAGAAAGCCATGTGAAAAACATCATCAATCATGTGAATAGTCTTAAAAATGaaaag GTTGAAAAAATTGAAACTTTGTCAACCGAGTGGCTGATCGCAGCAAAGAGCTCCTACAATCGTGCCGCAACCAAACTAAACGATGACATCAAGAATAGTGACCTGGAAGACATAGAGATGTGTCGCATTATCAATAACCGTATTATGAAG GTGGAGCATAATTTCCTCTCTCCTTACGTCTCATTAAGAGATTTCCCATTCCGCCACATTTTCTTTGGTAATGGATGGCAAACCGCCACAGACCTGGAGAATTACCTGCAAGATGTACGTGACAAAAAGGCAAGCTTCGACATCGACCAGGTGCTAAACAAGTTCGCTCTGCTCACCTGGAGCATCCAGGGCTGTGCCAATGACCTGGCAGGAGACATCTGGTCCCTGGACAACGAGATCTAG
- the ccl20b gene encoding C-C motif chemokine 20b translates to MGNNKICTLYFIILLSFLVETESASCCLSYIKRPRRCAILKGYDIQGITGGCDLPAIIFHTEKGRSICADPSQTWTQERVKCLKMKAERMKSTSSLTSIF, encoded by the exons ATGGGCAACAATAAAATCTGCACTTTGTACTTCATCATACTTCTCAGCTTCCTTGTGGAAACCGAGTCTG CGAGTTGCTGTTTGAGTTACATTAAGCGTCCCAGACGATGTGCAATTCTGAAAGGATATGATATTCAAGGCATAACTGGAGGTTGTGATCTTCCTGCAATCAT TTTCCACACCGAGAAAGGAAGATCAATCTGCGCGGATCCATCACAAACCTGGACGCAAGAACGAGTCAAATGCCTAAA GATGAAGGCAGAAAGAATGAAGTCGACGAGCAGTTTGACCAGTATATTTTAA